TCAGTTCGATCTTCACGGCGTCAGCGGCTTCGATCTGCACGGCTTTTTCGCTGCCGTAGAAGTCGCCGTTGCTCATGTGTGCGATGTGCGACTTGGAATCAGCAGCCCAGGCGCCCATTTTGTGCGGGTGCTTGCGCGCGTAGTTCTTGACCGACAGCGGTGCGCGGCGGTCGGAGTTGCCTTCGCGCAGTACCGGGTTCACGGCGCTGCCCTTGACCTTGTCGTAACGTGCACGGGTTTCTTTTTCCGCGTCGGTGGTTACGGTTTCCGGGTAGTCCGGCAGGGCGTAGCCCTGGGCCTGCAGTTCCTTGATCGCCGCTTGCAGCTGCGGGGTCGAGGCGCTGATGTTAGGCAGCTTGATGATGTTGGCTTCAGGCGTAACGGCCAGGTCGCCCAGTTCGGCGAGGTGGTCCGGGATAGCCTTGGTGCCCAGTTGCTCGGGGAAGCTTGCGAGGATGCGCGCGGCCAAGGAAATGTCGCGGGTTTCCACAGCAATATCAGCGGAAGCGGTGAAGGCCTCTACGATAGGCAGCAGTGAATAGGTGGCGAGGGCTGGGGCTTCGTCGGTGAAGGTGTAGATGATCTTCGAGCGGGTGGGCATATTCGGATTAACTCTCTTCTTTGCTGAAAGCGTGCGCAGAAACTCGAGATGCGCCGGGTGGAGCGCGTTCGTTCAAAGTCATCCATGAGCGAAATGTCGAGGTTTCTTCGCGGTGATGTTGGTTTGCATCAGTCGAGCGTCAAGCGTTTGGACTATGGTAATAGTCCTGCTTTCTGGCTGAGGGCTACTGTCTAGAGCGGTCAACCGTCGTGACTCTTTGGTCAGCGGCGGCATTATACATAGGTCGCTATGCTTACGCCGAGCCTTCATACAAAAGGTGTGTCGTCCATTGGTCTAAAGGTCGCAGGGCGCAAATCGCGGCGAGCGCTGCACGATGTGCTCAAGATTGGCGATTTTGCCTTTGCTTTCAGGCTTGTAGGCGACAAATTATGCTGTTTTCGATGCAAATGAGCATGGCGCGAGGTTTCAGTCGCCATTTATCTGGAGTAGGCTCGAACGCAGCCAGATGTTCAATCCATAGATGGAGTTCAGCATGGGATACAAGAAGATTCAGGTTCCGGCAGTCGGCGACAAAATCACCGTCAATGCAGACCATTCTCTCAATGTTCCTGACCAACCGATCATCCCTTATATAGAAGGCGACGGTATTGGCGTCGACATCAGCCCGGTGATGATCAAGGTGGTCGACGCAGCTGTTGAAAAGGCCTACGGCGGCAAGCGCAAAATCTCCTGGATGGAGGTGTATGCCGGCGAGAAGGCGACTCAAGTCTACGACCAGGACACCTGGCTGCCTCAGGAAACCCTGGATGCGGTCAAGGATTACGTGGTTTCCATCAAAGGCCCGCTGACCACGCCGGTGGGCGGCGGCATCCGTTCGCTGAACGTGGCCCTGCGTCAGCAGCTCGATTTGTATGTATGCCTGCGCCCGGTGCGCTGGTTTGAAGGTGTGCCCAGCCCGGTCAAGAAGCCTGGCGACGTGGACATGACCATCTTCCGTGAAAACTCTGAAGATATTTACGCCGGTATCGAGTGGAAAGCCGGTTCGCCGGAAGCGATCAAGGTGATCAAGTTCCTCAAGGAAGAAATGGGCGTTACCAAGATTCGTTTTGACCAGGACTGCGGGATTGGTATCAAGCCGGTTTCCAAGGAAGGCACCGAGCGCCTGGCGCGCAAAGCCCTGCAATATGTAGTGGATAATGACCGTGATTCGCTGACCATCGTGCACAAAGGCAACATCATGAAGTTCACCGAGGGTGCCTTCAAAGAGTGGGCCTACGGTATTGCCGAAAAAGAATTTGGCGCGACCCTGCTCGACGGCGGCCCGTGGATGCAGTTCAAAAACCCGAAAACCGGCAAGAATGTGGTGGTCAAGGACGCGATTGCCGACGCCATGCTCCAGCAGATTCTGTTGCGTCCGGCGGAATATGATGTGATTGCGACCCTCAATCTGAACGGTGACTACCTGTCTGACGCGCTGGCAGCGGAAGTAGGCGGCATTGGTATTGCGCCGGGTGCTAACTTGTCGGATACCGTGGCGATGTTCGAAGCCACCCACGGTACCGCGCCTAAATATGCAGGTAAGGATCAGGTCAACCCGGGTTCGTTGATCCTGTCGGCAGAGATGATGCTGCGGCACATGGGCTGGACTGAAGCGGCGGATCTGATCATCAAGGGCACCAATGGTGCGATTTCGGCGAAGACCGTGACCTATGACTTTGAGCGTTTGATGGACGGCGCGAAACTGGTGTCGTCGTCAGGGTTTGGCGACGCACTGATTTCGCATATGTAAGGTGACGCTATAAAAAAGCCGGCCATTCTAATGACTCAGAATGGCCGGCTTTTTTCGTGCGGTTTGCTTAAGGGTTGATCAGGCCGTTTGTTTGTCTTTTGGGTGGGGGGCTTGACCTGCCTTGAGTTTTGTTTCGTGCGCTTCGTCGTGGATTGATCCAGGTGCAGCTGCGCAGGCTGCACAAATTCCGACGGCGTGCAGGCCTTTCGGCCCTTGAATGATTTCAAACTCCACAGGCTGGCCTGCCTTCAAGGTTTTGTATCCTTCCATCTGGATTGCGGAAAAATGCGCAAAGAGATCCTCGGATTTGCCATCCTCAACGATGAACCCATACCCCTTGGCATTGTTAAACCATTTGACCTTGCCACTGATCTTGACGCCAGACATACCCATATCCCTCTGCACCAGACTCCATCACTGGAGTATCATCCAGTTTATCCGTCCTAACCCGAATAAATAAGGTTGACTGCGCGGACCTTTTTTACCCACTGTGGGTTCTATTGGTTGTAACACCGTTTCGCCGATAGTCAAGGCGACCAGCCGGTCAGTAGTTGAAAATCTGACAGGTCGCCCCCACCACTGTATTTGAACCACTGACGAACCTTTCTTTCCATGCATGCAAACAGCCAGATTCGACTAACATTCAATCAGGATCGCCCGGATCAGGAACACGATGACGACGGTTCTGCAGGCATTGCTGTCCAGGAGGCGAAGCCTGCTTTACAGGCGCCGCCGATGTACAAGGTGGTTTTGTTTAATGATGACTACACACCGATGGATTTCGTCGTCGAAGTGCTCGAGGTGTTTTTTAACCTGAACCGCGAGCTGGCGACCAAGGTAATGCTGGCCGTTCACACAGAAGGACGGGCAGTATGTGGAGTGTTTACCCGTGACATCGCCGAGACAAAGGCCATGCAGGTCAACCAGTACGCCAGGGAAAGCCAGCATCCGCTACTCTGTGAAATCGAGAAGGACGGTTAACGCCGACCACTTGGGTATGAGGTGAAGCTATGTTAAACCGCGAGCTCGAAGTCACCCTCAATCTTGCCTTCAAGGAGGCCCGTTCGAAGCGTCATGAATTCATGACCGTCGAGCACCTGCTGCTGGCACTTTTGGATAACGAAGCTGCCGCCACCGTTCTACGTGCGTGCGGCGCCAACCTCGACAAACTCAAGCATGACCTGCAGGAGTTTATCGACTCCACCACGCCATTGATCCCCGTGCATGACGAGGACCGTGAAACCCAGCCAACCCTGGGCTTTCAGCGGGTATTGCAGCGTGCTGTCTTCCACGTACAGAGCTCCGGTAAGCGTGAGGTCACGGGCGCCAATGTGCTTGTGGCGATTTTCAGCGAGCAGGAAAGCCAGGCAGTGTTCCTGCTCAAGCAGCAGAGCGTTGCCCGTATTGATGTCGTCAACTACATCGCCCACGGTATCTCCAAGGTGCCAGGGCACGGCGATCATTCCGAGGGTGAGCAGGATATGCAGGACGACGAGGGCGGTGAGTCTTCTTCTTCGGGCAATCCACTGGATGCCTATGCCAGCAACCTCAACGAACTGGCGCGCCAAGGGCGGATTGACCCGCTGGTGGGGCGTGAGCTTGAGGTTGAGCGTGTAGCGCAGATCCTCGCGCGTCGTCGCAAGAATAATCCGCTGCTGGTGGGCGAGGCGGGCGTGGGTAAAACCGCGATTGCCGAAGGCCTGGCCAAGCGCATCGTGGATAACCAGGTGCCGGATCTGCTGGCCAACAGCGTCGTCTACTCCCTTGACCTGGGCGCGTTGCTCGCCGGGACCAAGTACCGTGGCGATTTCGAGAAACGCTTCAAGGCGCTGCTCGGCGAACTGAAAAAACGCCCGCAGGCGATCCTGTTTATCGATGAGATCCACACCATCATTGGCGCCGGTGCGGCGTCCGGTGGGGTAATGGACGCCTCCAACCTGCTCAAGCCGCTGCTGTCGTCGGGTGATATCCGCTGCATCGGTTCGACCACGTTCCAGGAATTTCGCGGCATCTTCGAAAAAGACCGTGCCCTGGCGCGTCGCTTCCAGAAAGTCGACGTGTCCGAGCCTTCGGTTGAAGACACCATCGGCATCCTGCGCGGCCTCAAGGGGCGCTTCGAGGCGCACCACGGCATCGAATACACCGATGAAGCCCTGCGCGCCGCTGCTGAGCTGGCATCGCGCTACATCAATGACCGGCATATGCCGGACAAGGCCATCGACGTGATCGACGAGGCGGGTGCCTACCAGCGCCTGCAACCGGTCGAGAAGCGTGTGAAACGCATCGACGTGCCTCAAGTCGAGGACATCGTGGCGAAGATCGCGCGTATTCCGCCTAAGCACGTCAACAGTTCCGACAAGGAGCTGCTGCGTAACCTGGATCGCGACCTCAAGCTCACGGTGTTTGGCCAGGATGCCGCGATCGACGCGCTGTCCACCGCGATCAAGCTCTCGCGTGCGGGCCTCAAGTCGCCGGATAAACCGGTCGGCTCGTTCCTGTTCGCAGGCCCGACCGGCGTCGGCAAGACCGAAGCGGCGCGGCAATTGGCCAAGGCCATGGGCATTGAGCTGGTGCGTTTTGACATGTCCGAATACATGGAGCGCCACACCGTGTCGCGCCTGATCGGCGCGCCTCCGGGCTATGTCGGGTTCGACCAGGGCGGCCTGCTGACCGAAGCCATCACCAAGCAGCCGCACTGCGTGTTGTTGCTCGATGAAATCGAAAAGGCCCACCCGGAAGTCTTTAACCTGCTGCTGCAGGTCATGGACCACGGCACCCTGACCGATAACAACGGGCGCAAGGCGGACTTCCGCAACGTCATCGTGATCATGACCACCAACGCCGGTGCTGAAACCGCCGCGCGGGCCTCCATCGGCTTTACCCATCAGGACCACTCGTCTGATGCGATGGAAGTGATCAAGAAGAGCTTCACGCCGGAGTTCCGCAACCGTCTGGACACCATTATCCAGTTTGGTCGCCTCAGCCATGAGGTCATCAAAAGCGTGGTGGACAAGTTCCTTACCGAGCTTCAGGCGCAGTTGGAAGACAAGCGCGTGCAGCTGGAAGTAACGGACGCGGCGCGCAACTGGCTGGCCGAAGGCGGCTACGACTCGGCAATGGGCGCTCGCCCAATGGCGCGTCTGATCCAGGACAAGATCAAGCGGCCGCTGGCCGAAGAGATCCTGTTTGGCGAGCTTTCCGACCATGGTGGCGTGGTGCATATCGACCTGAAGGATGGCGAGCTGACCTTCGAGTTCGAAACCACGGCCGAAATGGCCTGATAGCTGATTGCAACACAGCAAAAAGGCGCCGAAAGGCGCCTTTTTTCTATCTCGAGAACACAATCGTCAAAACACTGGTGATCCCCTGTGGGAGCGGGCTTGCTCGCGAACGCGGTGGGTCAGTGACAGATGAATTGACTGATACAGCGCATTCGCGAGCAAGCCCGCTCCCACAAGTATTTGGGGTGTTGGATAAATCGCGCACACACAAAAACGCCCGGCATAACCGGGCGTTTTGTATTGACTTGCTTAACGAGCGCGGTAAGTGATGCGCCCTTTGCTCAAGTCATAGGGCGTCAGCTCGACGCGCACTTTGTCACCGGTAAGAATACGAATGTAGTTCTTGCGCATCTTGCCGGAGATATGCGCGGTTACGACGTGCCCATTTTCCAACTCCACACGAAACATGGTGTTGGGCAGGGTGTCGACGACAGTGCCTTCCATTTCGAAGCTGTCTTCTTTCGACATGCAGTAAAGCCCTCGGTATCCAGTGAATGGCCCGGTGCAACTGCGCCAGGCAAAAGCGGCGTGCATTGTGCCCGAAAAAGGGTGTTTAAGCCAAGGGGTTCTAGTTAAGCGTTACCCATCTTTGATTAATCAGTAGCTCAATGGGCCGATATTGGGTCTTGTAGTTCATCTTTTTGCAGTTCTTGATCCAGTATCCGAGGTACACCGCTTCCAGTTCCAGGCGCGCGGCTTCACCGATTTGCCACAAAATCGCAAAGCGCCCAAGGCTGCGGCGTTCTTCGGCCGGCTCGTAGAAGGTGTAGACCGCCGACAGGCCGTTGGGCAGCAGGTCGGTCACCGCCACCGCCAACAGGCGGCCGTCCAGGCGGAACTCATAGAAACGCGAGAAGGGCAGGTCGCGCACCAGGAAGGTCGAAAACTGATCGCGGCTGGGCGGGAACATATCGCCGTCCGCATGGCGTTGTTCGATATAGCGCTGGTAAAGATCGAAATACTCTTCGCTGTACTGCGGCTTGGTGGCCGTGACCGTCAGGTCGGCGTTACGTTTGAGGATGCGTTTCTGGTTGCGGTCCGGCAAAAACTGCGCAACCGGGATGCGCGCAGGCACGCACGCATTGCAATTCTGGCAATGGGGCCGGTACAGATGATCGCCGCTGCGCCGAAAACCCATCTCTGAGAGGTCGGCATACACATGCACGTCCATCGGCTGGCTGGGGTCGAGGAACAGTGTGGTGGCCTGCTCGTCGGGCAGATAGCTGCAAGAGTGGGCTTGAGTGGCATAAAACTTCAAGCGCGCCAGCTCGGTCATGATCAACCCTCGGGATAAGCTTTGAAATAAGTGTAAGCCAGGTACGAGGAAGTCGCCTAGGAAACCCACGGGCCAGAGCTGGGTTGGTCTAAATGGTTACGCAGGAAGCCGGCAAATTCACTGCGTGGTATGGCGCGGGCGCCGAGGCTGTGCAGGTGGTCATTGGGCATCTGGCAGTCGATCAGGACAAAACCCCAGGCCAGCAACTGGCGGGTCAGCGTGGCAAAGCCGAACTTGGAGGCATTGTCGGCGCGACTGAACATCGATTCGCCAAAAAACAACTGGCCCATTGCCAGGCCATACAGGCCGCCGACCAACTTGCCGTCATCCCACACTTCGACGGAGTGCGCGTAGCCGCGCTGGTGCAGCTCCAGGTAGGCGCTTTGGATACCTTCGGTGATCCAGGTGCCATCTGCATAAGCGCGCGGCGCAGCGCATGCCTGGATGACGGCGGCGAAGTCCTGGTCAAAGGTCACGCTATAACGCTGCTGGCGCAACAGTTTGCCCAGGCTGCGTGACACGTGCAGCTCGTCGGGGAATATCACTGTGCGCGGGTCTGGCGACCACCAGAGGATCGGCTGGCCATCGGAGAACCACGGGAAGCAGCCATGGCGGTAGGCCTGGATCAGTCGTTCGGCCGACAGGTCGCCACCGGCGGCCAGCAGGCCATTGGGTTCGCGCATGGCTTTGGCCAGCGGCGGGAAAGTCAGGGAATCGCGTTGCAACCAGGTCAGCATGGCATCCAGGCTTACGGTAGGGGAGGGGAGTGGCAGGTATGACGCCTGCCACATGTGGGGGTGATTATTGTCGACAAGGCGCTGTGGGGCCAGCCCGAATCGGGCATCGGCGTGCAATAGCGTTAACGGGTGTTTCTGCAACTCTGCCCCGCAGGCGCGGTCGTAATCGGGTCTGGGCGATGCAGGCCAATTGCCAAGCTTGTCTACTTTGATAAAAACAGCGCATAAGCCTTTGTCAGCAAAGACAATGCATGCTCAAATTGAACCGGCTGTGACACAGCCTCTGTCCAGGCCTCCGGGTGAGGGCAAGTACGTGGCATCGCCGACGCAAACCCGTACAATGCGGGCATTGTGGCGTTATCGCCCTTTCACCTGTTCATCACCCAATGTTAAAAGTAGTTTCAGCGACATTCGTTCATTTTTCAGCTGCTCGGATTGAGCAGTGTGCAGTCATTCAACAGATGGACGCGCTAAAGGCGCAGGAATAGACCCGTTTTGAAGAAATCCGCCGCAACACCTAAAGCAGCAGTCGTGCCGGCCTGGCGTCAGCACCTGCATTACCGACTCAAGGAAGGCGCGCTGATCGCTATCGGCGCCCTGTGCCTGTTCCTGATGATGGCCTTGCTCACCTATGGCAAGGACGATCCGGGCTGGAGCCACAACAGCAAGATCGAAGACGTGCAGAACTTCGGCGGCCCCGCCGGTTCCTACAGCGCCGATATCCTGTTTATGGTGCTGGGTTACTTTGCGTATATCTTCCCGCTGTTGCTGGCGATCAAGACCTGGCAGATCTTCCGCCAGCGTCACGAACCGTGGCAGTGGAGCGGCTGGTTGTTCTCCTGGCGCCTGATCGGCCTGGTGTTTCTGGTGTTGTCCGGCGCGGCGCTGGCGCATATCCATTTTCATGCACCTACCGGCCTGCCGGCGGGCGCGGGCGGGGCGTTGGGCGAAAGCCTCGGCGACCTGGCGCGCAAGACTCTGAACATCCAGGGCAGCACCTTGATGTTTATCGCGCTGTTCCTGTTCGGCCTCACCGTGTTCACCGACCTGTCGTGGTTCAAGGTGATGGACGTGACCGGCAAGATCACCCTCGACCTGCTCGAATTGTTCCAGGGCGCCGCCAACCGTTGGTGGTCGGCCCGTGTTGATCGCAAACGCATGGTCGCGCAACTGCGTGAGGTAGACACTCGCGTGAACGAAGTGGTGGCCCCGAGTACGCCGGACCGCCGTGAGCAGGCCAAGGTCAAGGAACGCTTGATCGAGCGCGAGCAGGCCCTGAGCAAGCACATGTCGGACCGCGAGAAGCAGGTGCCGCCGGTGATTGCCCCGGCACCGCCCAAGGCGCCGGAGCCGAGCCATCGTGTGCAGAAAGAGAAGCAGGCGCCGTTGTTTGTCGACAGCGCCGTCGAAGGCACTCTGCCGCCGATCTCGATTCTCGACCCGGCCGAAAAGAAACAACTCAATTATTCCCCGGAGTCCCTGGCGGCGGTTGGGCATCTGCTGGAAATCAAGCTCAAGGAATTCGGCGTCGAAGTCTCGGTAGATTCTATCCACCCAGGCCCGGTGATTACCCGTTACGAAATCCAGCCTGCCGCCGGCGTCAAGGTCAGCCGTATCTCCAACCTGGCCAAAGACTTGGCCCGTTCCCTGGCCGTAACCAGTGTGCGTGTGGTGGAAGTGATCCCGGGCAAGACCACCGTCGGCATCGAGATTCCCAACGAAGACCGCCAGATCGTGCGCTTCTCCGAAGTGCTGTCGACGCCGGAATACGACAACTTCAAATCGCCGGTCACCCTGGCCCTCGGCCATGACATCGGTGGCAAGCCGGTGATCACCGACCTGGCGAAAATGCCACACCTGCTGGTGGCCGGTACCACCGGTTCCGGTAAGTCGGTGGGCGTGAACGCGATGATCCTGTCGATCCTGTTCAAGTCCGGCCCGGATGACGCCAAGCTGATCATGATCGACCCGAAGATGCTCGAATTGTCGATCTACGAAGGCATCCCGCACCTGCTGTGCCCGGTGGTGACCGACATGAAGGACGCCGCCAACGCCCTGCGCTGGAGCGTCGCCGAGATGGAGCGCCGCTACAAGCTGATGGCGAAGATGGGCGTGCGAAACCTGTCGGGCTTCAATGCCAAGGTCAAGGAAGCCCAGGACGCCGGCACACCGCTGACCGACCCACTGTACAAGCGCGAAAGCATCCACGACGAAGCGCCGCTGCTGACCAAGCTGCCGACCATCGTGGTGGTGGTCGACGAGTTTGCCGACATGATGATGATCGTCGGCAAGAAGGTTGAAGAACTGATCGCGCGTATCGCCCAAAAGGCCCGTGCGGCCGGTATTCACTTGATCCTCGCGACCCAGCGGCCGTCGGTGGATGTGATCACCGGCTTGATCAAGGCCAACATTCCAACGCGGATGGCGTTCCAGGTTTCCAGCAAGATCGACTCGCGTACCATCATCGACCAGGGCGGCGCCGAGCAATTGCTCGGCCACGGTGACATGCTGTACATGCCGCCCGGTACCAGCCTGCCGATTCGGGTACACGGCGCGTTTGTGTCCGATGACGAAGTGCATCGCGTGGTCGAAGCCTGGAAACTGCGTGGCGCGCCGGAATACAACGACGACATCCTCGCGGGCGTGGAAGAGGCCGGCAGCGGCTTCGACGGCGGCAGTGGTGGTGGCGACGATGATGCTGAAACCGACGCCCTGTACGACGAAGCCGTGGCCTTTGTACTCGAAAGCCGCCGCGCCTCGATCTCTGCGGTGCAGCGCAAGCTGAAAATTGGCTACAACCGCGCCGCGCGCATGATCGAGTCGATGGAAAATGCGGGCGTCGTCACCCCAATGAACACCAACGGTTCGCGCGAAGTCATCGCCCCCGGGCAGATGCGCGACTGACCCCGTGCCGCGTGGCAGCACGCGGCTCGCCCTGACTACTCAATGAGGATTCCCATGCGCTTTATCCGCATGCTGTTGTTGCCGGCACTGGCCTTGACTGCCGTTTCGGCCCACGCTGATCCGGCCTCCGTGGCCAGCCTGACCAACCTGTTGGACAAATCCAAGACCCTGACCGCGCGCTTCTCACAGTTGACCCTGGATGCCGGCGGCACGCAGTTGCAGCAGACCGAAGGCGAAATGGCCGTGCAGCGTCCTGGGCTGTTCTACTGGCACACCGAAGGCAAGGCCGAGCAGACCATCGTTTCCGATGGTCAGAAGGTCACCCTGTGGGATCCGGACCTGGAACAGGCCACCATCAAGAAGCTCGACCCGCGCTTGAACCAGACGCCGGCGCTGCTGCTGTCGGGCGATGTGTCGAAGATCAACGACAGCTTCGATATCACCTCCAAGCAAACCAGCAACGTGATCGAGTTCACCCTCAAGCCCAAATCCAAGGACACCCTGTTTGACAGCCTGAACCTGTCGTTCGGCAATGGCGTGATCAACAACATGCGCCTGATCGACAGTGTCGGCCAACGCACCGATATCCTGTTCTCCGGCGTCAAGGCTAACCAGCCAGTAGACCCATCCAAGTTCAAGTTCGTCATCCCCAAGGGTGCCGACGTGATCCAGGAATAAGAACCAGGAATAACCTGTCTAGAGGTTTCAAACGCTGCCCATGGATTTGTTTCGAAGTGACCCGATTGCTCAGCCGCTGGCGGCGCGTTTGCGCTCGACCAACCTGGATGAGTACGTCGGGCAGGAACACCTGCTCGCTCGCGGCAAGCCTCTGCGCGAAGCCCTGGAGCAGGGTGCGCTGCACTCGATGATTTTCTGGGGGCCGCCGGGCGTGGGTAAAACCACCCTGGCGCGGCTGCTGGCGAAAGTCTCGGACGCACACTTCGAAACAGTCTCGGCGGTGCTGGCCGGAGTCAAAGAAATTCGCCAGGCGGTAGAAGTCGCCAAGCAGCAAGCCGGGCAATACGGCAAGCGCACCATCCTGTTCGTCGACGAAGTGCATCGCTTCAACAAGTCGCAGCAGGACGCGTTTTTGCCGTACGTCGAAGATGGCACGCTGATTTTCATTGGCGCGACCACCGAAAACCCTTCGTTCGAACTCAACAACGCCTTGCTCTCGCGAGCGCGTGTCTATGTGCTCAAGAGCCTGGACGAAGCAGCGATGCAAAAGCTGCTGCATCGGGCTTTGAGCGAAGACAAGGGCTTGGGCAAGCGCCAGCTGAGTGTCAGCGATGAAGGTTTCAAGATTCTGCTGGCCGCCGCCGATGGCGATGGCCGGCGCTTTCTGAACCTGCTGGAGAACGCCTCAGACTTGGCCGAAGACGGCCACGAGATTGGCGTCGACCTGCTGCAAAGCCTGCTCGGCGACACGCGCCGTCGTTTCGACAAGGGCGGCGAAGCCTTCTACGACCAGATCTCGGCACTGCACAAATCCGTGCGCGGCTCCAACCCCGACGGCGCGTTGTACTGGTTTGCGCGCATGATCGACGGCGGCTGCGACCCGCTGTACCTGGCGCGCCGCGTGGTGCGCATGGCCAGCGAAGACATCGGCAACGCCGACCCGCGCGCCCTGAGCCTGTGCCTGGCGGCCTGGGATGTGCAGGAGCGCCTGGGCAGCCCGGAAGGCGAGTTGGCCGTGGCCCAGGCCATCACTTACCTGGCCTGCGCGCCAAAAAGCAACGCGGTGTACATGGGCTTCAAATCCGCCCTGCGCGCCGCTGCCGAATACGGCTCCCTCGAAGTGCCGATGCACCTGCGCAACGCGCCCACCAAGCTGATGAAACAGTTGGGTTATGGCGACGAATACCGCTACGCCCACGATGAGCCGGACGCCTACGCGGCCGGCGAAGACTACTTCCCCGATGAGCTTGAGCCCTTGCCGCTTTATCAGCCGGTGCCCCGTGGCCTGGAGCTGAAAATAGGTGAAAAGCTCAATCACCTGGCCCAACTCGACCGCCTCAGCCCAAAACAGCGGAGAAAATAGTGCTCAAGACCATTCTTGCCGTGTCCGCCGCGGGCATCGCTGGTACATTATTGCGTTTCGCCACGGGCACTTGGGTCAGCGCTAACTGGCCAAAGCACTTTTACGCGGCGACCCTGGCGGTCAATCTGGTGGGTTGCCTGATAATCGGCCTGTTGTACGGCTGGTTCCTGTTGCGCCCCGAAGTGCCGATTGAGGTTCGCGCCGGCTTGATTGTCGGCTTTGTAGGCGGTCTTACGACCTTTTCATCCTTTTCACTGGATACGGTGCGCCTGCTGGAA
The window above is part of the Pseudomonas sp. KBS0710 genome. Proteins encoded here:
- the crcB gene encoding fluoride efflux transporter CrcB yields the protein MLKTILAVSAAGIAGTLLRFATGTWVSANWPKHFYAATLAVNLVGCLIIGLLYGWFLLRPEVPIEVRAGLIVGFVGGLTTFSSFSLDTVRLLESGQALVAFGYLGISVFGGLLATWAGLSLTKL
- a CDS encoding DNA translocase FtsK, producing the protein MKKSAATPKAAVVPAWRQHLHYRLKEGALIAIGALCLFLMMALLTYGKDDPGWSHNSKIEDVQNFGGPAGSYSADILFMVLGYFAYIFPLLLAIKTWQIFRQRHEPWQWSGWLFSWRLIGLVFLVLSGAALAHIHFHAPTGLPAGAGGALGESLGDLARKTLNIQGSTLMFIALFLFGLTVFTDLSWFKVMDVTGKITLDLLELFQGAANRWWSARVDRKRMVAQLREVDTRVNEVVAPSTPDRREQAKVKERLIEREQALSKHMSDREKQVPPVIAPAPPKAPEPSHRVQKEKQAPLFVDSAVEGTLPPISILDPAEKKQLNYSPESLAAVGHLLEIKLKEFGVEVSVDSIHPGPVITRYEIQPAAGVKVSRISNLAKDLARSLAVTSVRVVEVIPGKTTVGIEIPNEDRQIVRFSEVLSTPEYDNFKSPVTLALGHDIGGKPVITDLAKMPHLLVAGTTGSGKSVGVNAMILSILFKSGPDDAKLIMIDPKMLELSIYEGIPHLLCPVVTDMKDAANALRWSVAEMERRYKLMAKMGVRNLSGFNAKVKEAQDAGTPLTDPLYKRESIHDEAPLLTKLPTIVVVVDEFADMMMIVGKKVEELIARIAQKARAAGIHLILATQRPSVDVITGLIKANIPTRMAFQVSSKIDSRTIIDQGGAEQLLGHGDMLYMPPGTSLPIRVHGAFVSDDEVHRVVEAWKLRGAPEYNDDILAGVEEAGSGFDGGSGGGDDDAETDALYDEAVAFVLESRRASISAVQRKLKIGYNRAARMIESMENAGVVTPMNTNGSREVIAPGQMRD
- a CDS encoding replication-associated recombination protein A; translated protein: MDLFRSDPIAQPLAARLRSTNLDEYVGQEHLLARGKPLREALEQGALHSMIFWGPPGVGKTTLARLLAKVSDAHFETVSAVLAGVKEIRQAVEVAKQQAGQYGKRTILFVDEVHRFNKSQQDAFLPYVEDGTLIFIGATTENPSFELNNALLSRARVYVLKSLDEAAMQKLLHRALSEDKGLGKRQLSVSDEGFKILLAAADGDGRRFLNLLENASDLAEDGHEIGVDLLQSLLGDTRRRFDKGGEAFYDQISALHKSVRGSNPDGALYWFARMIDGGCDPLYLARRVVRMASEDIGNADPRALSLCLAAWDVQERLGSPEGELAVAQAITYLACAPKSNAVYMGFKSALRAAAEYGSLEVPMHLRNAPTKLMKQLGYGDEYRYAHDEPDAYAAGEDYFPDELEPLPLYQPVPRGLELKIGEKLNHLAQLDRLSPKQRRK
- the lolA gene encoding outer membrane lipoprotein chaperone LolA; this encodes MRFIRMLLLPALALTAVSAHADPASVASLTNLLDKSKTLTARFSQLTLDAGGTQLQQTEGEMAVQRPGLFYWHTEGKAEQTIVSDGQKVTLWDPDLEQATIKKLDPRLNQTPALLLSGDVSKINDSFDITSKQTSNVIEFTLKPKSKDTLFDSLNLSFGNGVINNMRLIDSVGQRTDILFSGVKANQPVDPSKFKFVIPKGADVIQE